The Hymenobacter sp. DG25A nucleotide sequence TTCTGCGCATTGTGCGGGCAGTGGTGCCGCTGATGCACGCGGCCGGCAATTTTCAGTGGGAAGCCACGTATCCCAATGAGCAGGTGTTTCAGGAGGATATAGCAAAAGCCTGGCTGTGGGTAGCTGAGCTGGACGGGCAGGTGGCCGGCGTAGCGGCCCTCACCACGGCCCAGGACCCGGAATACGCCCAGGCCGACTGGGACGCCACCGAGCCCGCCGTGGTTACGCACCGCCTGGCCGTGGACCCCGCCGCGCAGGGAAAAGGAATAGCGGCGGCCTTACTAACCCAGGCTGAGGAGCAGGGCCGGCAATGGGGCCTGCGCGTAGCCCGCGTTGATACCAACTCTGAAAACCGCGCCACGAAGGCCCTGTTCCCTAAGCTGGGTTACCGCTTTGCGGGCGAAATCACGCTGGCCTTCCGGCCGGGGCTGCGTTTTTTTTGCTATGAAAAGCAGCTGGGTTTTTAGTAAGTCAATATTCTAAGGTTTAGGAATTTATAGATTTATAGCTCTGGCAATGCCGGCGTGTAAAGGCGGCGGCGAGGCCGCTTTTTACCCCCTGTCCCGGAAAGCGGCTTTACTTTTGTGGCGTCGCGCTCGTACCCTCTCTAAGCGCTTCTTTGGCTTCCGGATCAGGAGAAAAACCAATTAGGGGTGCAACGTGTCTATTAATAGTACCAAACCCATTGCTTGATGAAGAATACGGCTCCCCACACCGGCATCCCTGTTTCTAC carries:
- a CDS encoding GNAT family N-acetyltransferase, with the translated sequence MLHIRLATPADLPAILRIVRAVVPLMHAAGNFQWEATYPNEQVFQEDIAKAWLWVAELDGQVAGVAALTTAQDPEYAQADWDATEPAVVTHRLAVDPAAQGKGIAAALLTQAEEQGRQWGLRVARVDTNSENRATKALFPKLGYRFAGEITLAFRPGLRFFCYEKQLGF